Below is a genomic region from Hevea brasiliensis isolate MT/VB/25A 57/8 chromosome 3, ASM3005281v1, whole genome shotgun sequence.
ttttaaaaataaatcaaataaattttttttattattttaaagaaataaatattttaatttatttttaatataaatttaattaagatcatacataaaaattaaaaattagatacgcaatattattaatataatattaagaACTAATGCCTCGTAAGATTTTtcgtatataattttatattaaaggtaaattatagttaaatattttttatttatttttaaagttaaaaaatttatttatttttaataatttatttgatatattttaaaattttaaaatatttatttaatattttttaaaaatttaattatattataaaatattttaaatttttatgtaattatttattataattttaaagactAAAATAGATCTTTGTCTTTATGTTATTGCTTTGAAAAGAGAAAATCGAAGAAATAAGGACGAGTGAGGGAGAGAATGAAAAGGACACAATGTAAAGGGATAAAAAGTATAAAAcaacaatttttttaatattatagttttttattttaaaattaaattgaatatattaaaatattaaaaaataaatttaaataaaaaaaaattttcacccATTGCAAAGTAGTTAAAAAGTTGCATATACTCGATGAGCTACTAGTAAGTATATACACCGTAACCatgtataatttaattaataatttcaagaataatttaataacatgtataatttaaattttaatggaGTTGGAGGTATATTaagaaaagattaaaaaaataataaattttgaataaaaattatgtaacGAAAACACAATCTTATGATAGATGGGTAGGCCTGAATTTTatgacaaaaaaaataaaatactaaaaagGGTAATACAAATAGTTAGAAATAATTGGTATTATGCTCATTGTGTTCATGAGAAAATGACTTATTTTTCACATATTCTCATTTCTTCTTCCATTAATAATGGATTACTGGAGTTTATAATCTATTTCTCTCTCTTCCATATTTTTGCTTTTTCTTTTAAAGAAAAAGCCACACTTACACCTTCTATATGTGGAACATTTGCAGAGTCTCCTCCTTTGTTCAaacttaacttcactttcctttttttcctcttcaattcTTAGAAAgcaatcctctctctctctcagtgtGCTCACTTAGAGCATCTACTCACTTTTAATGGAGGAAAAAGAAAGTACAATTACTGGGTTACCAGGATACTCCGAGACCGACTCACTGCCAGTGAGCAGCGTGGTTATGCCGCAGGTGATGACTATAAACATGAACATGGCTGCAGAGAACATGAGCATGGAAAGAAGCTTGATTGCAACAACTACACCACCAACCACAGGAATTGATGGTCCTGATGGAGGATCAGGACACCCAGCAAGTGGAAGTGAGGATTTGATTGGGAAAAAGAATAGAGTAAGACCAAAAAAGTATGATTCAGATGGCAGAGTgcagccatttcatcatcataaagcAGTGCCTAGAGGAGCTTTAACATCACCACCTGCTGGTTTATCTTTCTCTCCTTCTCCTCCTTCTGATGGCTTAATCTCTTCTTTGAAAAGATGCCGAGGCAGGCCTCTGGCTCTGGTAACTGGCAGTTGCTTGCTTCCTTAGGTAAGTTCCAAGAAACCAGAAATTGAAAGGGAAAAGAAAACAGCTTTAGGAGAAAAAAACAGCCTAGTTTACTGTTTATAGGCTTGCTTTTGTTTTGTGCCTTTTCGGTACTGATTGGTTGCAGAGAAAGATGTAGGAAAATATATGTGTGAGAATTTtatagattacaattatctttttttttttctgaaacaAAAATCTAAAAGATTCAAAGTTGCCaacttttttctaaaattttctccCATAATTTTCTCACCAACCAAACCTACTATATCCAATTATGACATTTAAGAATcaggggaaagaaaagaaatcggTTGAAGGACTAGAAAATTCGTTAATTATGCAATGCTTTACATTGACAATTATTTTATTGGATATGAAACAAAGAAGATATGATTTAGATGATGAATTTCATCCATATATTGATGATGGAAGAAATTTAGCTAAACCTTCTCCATTTTGATGTTTGATTTTCCAATTTTAGAGAGAGAAAAATAATTATacttatctttttttttctttttttctccctTATTAGATTATGTCTGATAATATAGCTTTTGATATTGAAGGTGATTTGTTTGCTAACACAGCAGGAGCTGACTTCACTCCTCATGTGGTAACTGTGAATACAGGAGAGGTACTTTATtactacttttcttgtttattatTCTACTAATTAAGATTTAAGAATTAGTTTGCCATAATTTAGAAAGTAGCCTTACACTATTACTTTCAGGATGTTGCAGGGAAAATTCTAGCATTTGCTCAGAAGGGTCCAAGAGGTATTTGTATTCTATCTGCCAATGGAGCTGTTTCTAACGTCACCATTCGCCAACCAGGTTCATCTCGTGGAATCTTGACATATGAGGTATGATTTTGGATAATTACTCTTAAATTTCAGTGATGGACTCTTCTCTTTTTCAAATATAGCTAAATTTGGAACCCTCTCCTCCTCCCAACACCATTGATTCCACTGCATGTTACACCTTTAGACATcataataatagaaaataattgaCATATTTTTGCAGTTGTGCTCCAATTGGTCATTTCTGTGATAATTTTGCTACTGTTAGTTCAAAATTTCGTGTTTATTTATTCACAAATGCTTTGAAATATCAATGCAACAATTGTTCTTTGCAGGGCCGTTTTGAGATAATTTCATTATCTGGGTCATTCACGGTCACTGAAACTGGTGGTGTAAGAAGTAGGAATGGTGGACTGAGGGTATCGTTGGCTAGCCCTGACGGTCGTGTAATTGGCTGTGGAATTGCAGGCCTCCTATTGGCAGCCAGCCCTATCCAAGTACAGCCTTTCTCTTGTGCACACACTTGACTTGTTTAATGCATACCTCGAAAATTAACTATTTGTTTAAATTTATTAGCAGTGGTTTCTTATATTGATTTCTCCTTAAGATTGTTGTAGGCAGCTTCATTTGCCAAATGAAATGAAGGCACACAAGAGAAAGCACCATCGTGAAAATGCAATCGGTTCTGGGATCCCTGTAGGTGCTCAAGAGGTACCGACAGAAGCAAGACCTATCTCAGAGACAAAACCTGTTGGTGAGACATGTTTAATCTCCGCATCTTCATTGCCAGAACAGAGCCATGAAGGAGCAGATAACAGTGCAAGCGACCAGCAGATATCAAATGCTGCAAATCCATTTACTTCCTGTTTGAATGGATCACAACACATGTAATCAGAGACCATCCCCTGACATCAATATGAATGAAGAGGATGCACATGGTACTTAATTCGTTGATTTAGTGCTTAATTTTATTTCAGTTAGTAGTAATTGACAAACTCGGAGGCTGAAAAGACAAACCAAAAGACGCTAATTCTATTTGTATTGTAATAAGGACAATcacatatatgaaaaaaaaaaaaatccctcacGATTTTCATCTCCAagagaattttatttgaaatctatTCATTATAGACTTAAAACATAATATGTATGATAGGAACAGCCATGTATTCCAGCTAATCTTTCCTTACTCCTTGCCAAAACGAAATAATCTTGGAGTAGTAACGCCAATCAGGATGACTAGGGCCAATAGCAGGTTGTCCAATTCCAAGGAGGTTCTTCTTCACATACGTAGGAACATCATCTGCTTCTGTTAGGCCATCCAAGAATAGCCGAAACTCGCCTTTTGGACCTATTCAGCAAATTTTAAACAACAATAATTTTGTAAATGTTTAGGGAAAAAAAATGTGTTGGAACTATTACCTAAAACATTATCATTTGCTTCGCCAGCCTTGTATTCATGAAGGAAAATAGCAGTATTTGGAGGATTCAGAAGTGCCTTATAAGGCTCATCGTCAATCACTAAAGTGTTTGATAAAGAATATTGCTTCCTGCGTGAGTTATTAATTTTCTCCCAGAGTTTCTCCAATTCCTTCAAAAAGATTGGCTTGTTACTGTTCTCCAAGGACTTAAATCCTGTATCAGTACAATGTTCTTGGCCCTGCAAGGAATTTTCATATAAAACagtcttgatatatatatatataaatagataaaTGAATTGTTATATGCAGATTAGGTACATACCCAAACAAACAAAAGCTTGCTTTTCAATCTTCCCATCACACATTCCAGGGTATTATTCAAGTTCTTCCTGATTTAAGGCATTAAAGGACAGACAAGTTAAAAAATTTTCTCATAATAACCTAGAATAAGTAACAAGATAATTTAATTCTGCTTACTCAATCGTAGTAGACCAGATTCCCACTTCAAATCTTTcaaaacaaaatttcaagaagTCTTCACAGTGGGGTCTCTTGTAAACTTAGAAGAgataaaataagtttaaatgaTAGCTAGACTTTCAACAGTTCCTTAAAAGAATGAACCAGAATAATTAGTTAATTGATTACCTTGAATGGTTCCATAGGTTGCATCCGGAGTGCAATTTTTAGGCTTTTCTTTACTGAATACCCTGACCCTATGACATAGAACTCCTGGGGCAATCACAAGAAGTTTCTTCTTTGGGCCAAGACTCAGCTTCTCCAGTGAAATTCCACCCAATCCTCCTCTATCTTCTTCACTATCGCTTTCATCATAGCAACACACAACCTTCTGCTTCATGCTTCCACTCTTTCTTTCCATCTTTTGGTTATAGCATTTAAAACGAAAATTTTCACTGGACTATTTATAGGAAGGGCTGCCAACTTTTGAGCTTCTGttaattaatgattaattaattaacctaTAATATGGCTTTCCATAGATTATTGTAGAAGGGGAATGGACCTCTGTCCTCTCACACATCGGTTACTGGATCATTTGTGGGAAGGAGTTCCATCACCTAGATTGAATCGACTCATTCTAATTCAAGTTCCAAATCCAATTGCCTTGAACCCATTGAGAAGAGCTGTGTAATATTTTGACGAATTTCAAGAGTTGTGCTCAAAGTTAATTCCAATTCCAAAGCACTTGAAAATGGGTCCAATTCTGGCCGATGATGTCGGGTCGAGTAAGGCTGAACCCCGTAAACAGGTCTAGACTtattttataaattgaaattatgaacCCAACCCCACCATGGGTCTAAGCCTGGCATCTCGGCCCTCAGCTCACTTCCAAGCCCAAGTTAACTTACGTCTAATCACGCAAATTTCCACTTTCCAAAGAAAATAGTTTCTTCTCAGACTTGCTAAAAACACACAGCACCATTGCATGCCCTGAGCCTTCTAGTTCTAACTTGCTATATTCTTCCAGTACCTTCCAGGTCCGAAAATACTAATACTATAGAACACCTATCAACAAATAAAAAACTAGCAACAAAAAATCCAAGAACTAGATCTAGCAGTATCTGTCAGCCGGAgagaggaaaagaaaatgaaatccaTCGACGACAAGAAGGACAAAGTGGTAATAAGGGCAGTGTCCCGCGATGAAGAAGGGAAGAAAAGAGTTGAGAAGACAGAGCTAAAACCGACAACATAGATACCATTAAGTATGTGGGAAAAAAGCTCATGGACAAGGGGCTGCTGCGCATGGAAAGGCACCCAGTTGATGGGTTAGGCGCGATCGGAAAACCGCCGCCGAAGTCAGGACACGGCGGGAAGTACACGTGGGAAGGACCCGATGGCATGGCGGAGAACGAGCTGGAAGCTGCGCCACAGGCGATTGATGAGAAGGATCCGAACTACGTAGATGAGGAGGAGGAAAGAAGATTGTGAAAGAAGAAGAAAGTGATGAGTTGGTTGTTGGCGAGGTGGACGTAGTAGCTACGCAGGCAAAAGATGTAGCTAGAGTTGAGGTTGATCCTCACTTGAAGCTTTGATTGTTGATGCTAAATTGTGCTTTGTTGTTATTGGCCTTGGCTGCAATTAGGGagaatggatattgtaattaaGGAGgacaattaaataattaattaatgtaaTAAGTTTTGTAATTATGCTAGATTATTATGTTTTTGAAGTGCATAAATCAATTTGCCATGAGTAAATCAAATGGTTTTTCTCACCTGAGATGGCTGGTTTATTTTTCTGATGATATAGCTTCAAGAGCTCGTTTATTTTTCATGAGCCCAACCCATGAGGAGATCTGCTGTCTAAGCTATAAAGCGATATTGAAGGGTTGGGCTTTTGGCCTGCATTTGAGAGAGAGCTAAGCACGTGTTTTGGTctctttcattaattaattattagtttttttttttttgaaaattaattattagtgATTAATTCAGCCGCCTAAAGTTTGTGTAATACTTCCTTCCACAAAATatgcttacttttttttttaatacgagttaaaaataatgtaattaatatgattaaattaataattttttattagtatATCTCTTGctcataaataatttatattattaaattatttttaaaattattaaattttatttttcaatgcaTATTAAAAGTATATTCTTTGATTGATTAATTCGtttaaattattttgttatgagaaatagagtgatttaataattctaaattttttaatattttgtcaaattattaaaattttaaaatataaattattaataaaaatatttttaaataaattatcaattaaaatatataaaattaaaatatttgagtAGTAATAATGAAATTTAGAATAGCTAGATGATTTTCACTTTCACATTTTTCTTGAAATACAAAATTTGTAATTTGAATTATAatcaaataaacttaaaataaaaataatttatatatgcttTGACGTTTATGGGGACAATTCTTTACCACCAGCAATGTTTTTTTCTTAAGatatataagattttttttttccttaaaatatAACAATAATTAGTTATGAGATGTTAAAATCATTGAATTTTTTTATGCATCATTGAATTTTTTTATGCATCATCGAACTTGTTTTTGGGTGGTTCGAATTATTTCTAGACAACTAAGTTCAATCCATGCATTATTATAAGGATATATATTGCACATGCCTCCACGAGTCTCACAACCATGTGCCATCAAAATCAAATCCTTCTttctattaaaaaatataaaattatttcttatttttcaataaaaaaaaattatcgttTCTTTGTGAGAATTTACATATTTATCTCAAATTGTTAATCaatttaaaatactaaaaaatttagtttaatttataattaattgttaatttttattaaattattttaatttttgtaatttttgaatttaaattaaataaattagtcaattaaatttttattattttaaatttatcatattaatattaaagaaaatcattCAATGTACATGTCATAAATATGTGAAATTCACaccatatattttaaaaaataactaaaattttgtgctatttttttgatatttataattaCTAAAAATGAGTTATATATCATTTTGAATTAATTGAATGAAGTAAAAGAAAATAATGTTGACGTATATTTTTTTGGACACTGGATTTGGTCAGATTGCCTAAAGATCAAAAAACAGGTAAGGACCGGTGATAGTTAGCAACCACTCCGACACTCAAGTCAGTAATCGGATTATAAATTAGAGTATTTAGTATAATAGGAGTGAAATTATTGTTTGCATACCTATTTCTAAAACTTTACCTTATTTTTATAGTAATTGGGATGAAATCTTGGTCAGATCCTCGTCGATTCTCTATTTAATTTGTAACGGTAATTATTCTTTGATTATACTGGGAATAAGGCATGGTCAGCAGCACGGTCTCTGTTTGGTTCGAGCTTGAAGAGAGTACTGATCTCTTTGATCTTGTCCAATCTCTTTGAAATGGGTCGAAACACTCATTGGGCTTTCCTCAGAGCTAGGTATCAGTCTTTGAGATTAGATTGGCAAACGCTATCGAGCTCGGATGGGAGAACTTAACTTGGCTCCAAGCTTAGATGGGCAGGCTATCCGGTTATAAGTATGGATGGGCGAGCTCAAGCTGGGTTGATTTATTGGCTTTTTATATTATTAGTCCCCCGCCAAGTCTATATCTTTAGGTTCTGAAAATAATGTCTTCTCGAACTCGATGAGCATTAATGGCTTCTCTCAAAAGCTGTAAAGAGGAATGACTATTTTGACCGTTTGAGGTGATGGTTTTGGTgttgttttgaatttttttaatcattaatgCTCTAGCTATATATGTAAGTTTATCCTTCATTTTCCTTTATttgtttcttaaatttttaaatacaaaattaatGTTTaaggaattaaaaattaaaaaatatatttataaatttagatttaatcTTCGCATAGTAAAATAAAATTGATCTAGAGGAAGACAAtttcattaattataatttattttaataaaaaaaatttaaggggTTTAAGGGGTCTAAATATAATTAATCATTaggaaaaaaaattgattttaacaaaattaataaaaaattgaaaaatttatattattaaatgcataatattttttatttataacaattataatttattttaataaaaaaaatttaattaatatattaattaacaaaaattaaattattttagttaatttaattattaaattaaaatattactaaaaattttaaaaattatttattaaacatattcacattataataattaaattttaatgtcaaTTCAAATATACAGCCCTAAATTTTGTCAGCACTTTGAACTTTTGGAAACCTTTTTTTCTTTAAACAATGAAAGCAAGCTAAGCTGCTATATCAGCAACAGCAGCCAACTCAGGTCTAGAAACTCCATGCGCAAGAGCTGCCAATAGACCGTTTGATAAATCTGAAAGAGAAACGAATACAGGGAAAATTACTATTTACTCTCTGTATAGTAATTAGTTTCTAGGCCTGAGTTGACTGTTACTGCTGATATAGCAACATAGTTTGCTTTCCTTGTTTTAAAAAAAAAgcgtttcaaaaatttaaaattccgATAAATTTAGGGATGTACATTATCAAGTTATAAATGAATAGTTAAAttgaattattgaaatttaattattttaatataaatatgtttaataagtaatttttaaaatttttagtttcagttataatttgattattttaaatttaataattacattaactaaaataatttaacttttgttaattaatatattaattaaatttttttattaaaataaattataattaatgaaaTTGTCCTCCTCTAGATCAATATTATGTTACTATGTGaagattaaatcaaaatttatatatattttttttaatttctaattcctTTAACattaattttgtatttaaaaatttaaggaaattaaactttttttttagaTAACTTGTACTTTTTTACTAATTAATTCTACCATTTTGTCTTATTCTCCTAAATCTAAAAGTGaagaaacaaaattaaaaagaaaatcaagGGTGGAgattaattgaaaaaattttgtgattttcttcaatttttctaaaaataaaaattctaaatctaataaataaaattaaatcttcATAAAATTGATGACCAAAactttttcattattattattaaattacaaTTTAGAATTAAAAGAAGGTGGAatccaatttaaaaaaaaaacttaaataagctagagaattaaaattaaaattaaaattaatgtcaaaatataaaataaaattgaaaattaaattagaattaaagtAGCAGTGAAAATAACAATCCAATTAATAAATTAGCATTTTgtacatatattttttatttaatttaattttttattattttatttattgttattgttttttttaaaaaaaaattttaggccCAGACAAAATATAGTGTCTAAAAAAAGTTTTTATTGGCCCAAAATATTGTGTCTATAAGTGGGTCATTAAATGCTATAACATtacttatataaaatataaactcGACCTTACATAAAAACAAACTTAGTAACCGTTAgatcaaatatttatattaaaatttatataacattaattaaagtatatataaTGAATGCACGAAtttagatataaatatttaaccTAATGATTATTAAATTTATCTTTATATGAGCTCGaactttttatatttattacttATTTTTCTAATGAAGTATTTGAATTGCATCAACATGATTAATAATGTCATACTATTTTGAAaagattttaatattaaaatttttaagtggtagaatttttattgaaaaataaaatacttattatttatttcatcctgtaaaaataaatttattttccttttttatatGTCTTAAATTATAGCTTACtttcttttataaaataataatttatttattaacttaCTCATATCTCCATATTTAATAtggagttaaaaattaaaatttaattaataatttcaagaataattaattttttaatgaagTTGGAGGGTATATTAAGAAAAGATtagataaaatatattatttttaattatattattatatttttttaatttatgtaaaaaaaaaacttattttaaGGGACGATGGGAGTACATTGATCATAATTgtgtttaataaaaaaatataataattaaaaaaaaaatttgaataaaaCTTATGTGATGGAAACACAATCTTATGATAGATGAGTAAGCCTAGATTTTATggcaaagaaaataaaatgctaaAAAGGGTAATATGGGTAGTTGGAAATAATTGATACTATGGTAATTGTATTCATGAGACTGCAGAGTCCACAAAATAAAATTACCTGTTTTTCACATACCCTCATTTCTTATTCTATTAATGGATTACTAAAATTTATAATCTATCACTCTCTCTCTTCTGTAGTTTTGCTTTATCTTTTAAAGAAAAAACCACATGTTACGCCTTCTATATTTGGTGTCATTTGCAGAGTCTCCTCCTTAATTCAAACATAACTTCACTTTCCCTTTTTTCCCCTTCAATTCTTAGAAAACAATCTCTCTCTCAGTATGCTCACCAGGGCATCTACTCACTTTGAACGGagtaaaaaggaaaaagaaagcacAATTACTGGGTCACCAGAAACTTGGAAATTGAGTCACCCCAGTAAGTGAGCAACGTGTTTATGCTGCGGGTGATGAATATAAACATGAACTGCAGAGAACATGAGTATGGAAAGAAACTTTATTGCAAAAACTACACCACCAACCATAGGAAGTGATGGTCCTGATGGAGGATCAGGACAACCAAGTGAGGATTTGTTTggtaagaagaagagaggaagaccaAGAAAGTATGATTTAGATGGCAAACTAAGAGTGCaaccatttcatcatcatcaagCGGTGCCTGGAGAAGCTTTAGCATTAGCACTggcttctctttctcttctttttctcctCCTTCTTCTTAATCTCATCTTCAAAGAGAGGTCGAGGCAGACCTACTGGCTCTAGTAACTGGTAGTTGCTGCTTCTTTAGGTAAGTTTCAAGAAACCTAGAAattgaaaaggaaaagaaaacagcTTTAGGTGACAAAAGCAAAGTAGTTTACTTTTTTTAGGCTTGCTTTTGTTTTGTGGCTTTTGGGTGCTGATTGGTTTGCAGAGAAAATGTAGGAAAATAAATGGCAAAAAGCCTAAGCATATGTGTGAGAATTTTATTCACTACaattatcttcttttttttttccgaaacaaaattttaaaagattcAAAGTTGCcaaaagaattaaaattaaaattaaactaaagtcaaaatataaaataaaattaaaaattaaatt
It encodes:
- the LOC110660296 gene encoding LOW QUALITY PROTEIN: AT-hook motif nuclear-localized protein 1 (The sequence of the model RefSeq protein was modified relative to this genomic sequence to represent the inferred CDS: inserted 3 bases in 2 codons; deleted 2 bases in 1 codon), which translates into the protein MEEKESTITGLPGYSETDSLPVSSVVMPQVMTINMNMAAENMSMERSLIATTTPPTTGIDGPDGGSGHPASGSEDLIGKKNRVRPKKYDSDGRVQPFHHHKAVPRGALTSPPAGLSFSPSPPSDGLISSLKRCRGRPXGSGNWQLLASLGDLFANTAGADFTPHVVTVNTGEDVAGKILAFAQKGPRGICILSANGAVSNVTIRQPGSSRGILTYEGRFEIISLSGSFTVTETGGVRSRNGGLRVSLASPDGRVIGCGIAGLLLAASPIQIVVGSFLPNEMKAHKRKHHRENAIGSGIPVGAQEVPTEARPISETKPVGETCLISASSLPEQSHEGADNSASDQQISNAANPFTSCLNGSQXTCNQRPSPDINMNEEDAHGT
- the LOC110666873 gene encoding uncharacterized protein LOC110666873, with amino-acid sequence MERKSGSMKQKVVCCYDESDSEEDRGGLGGISLEKLSLGPKKKLLVIAPGVLCHRVRVFSKEKPKNCTPDATYGTIQVYKRPHCEDFLKFCFERFEVGIWSTTIEKNLNNTLECVMGRLKSKLLFVWGQEHCTDTGFKSLENSNKPIFLKELEKLWEKINNSRRKQYSLSNTLVIDDEPYKALLNPPNTAIFLHEYKAGEANDNVLGPKGEFRLFLDGLTEADDVPTYVKKNLLGIGQPAIGPSHPDWRYYSKIISFWQGVRKD